One genomic region from Fictibacillus marinisediminis encodes:
- a CDS encoding SE1561 family protein, with protein sequence MGKSIEDRSSQKEYIVQRVDMLLQVLDSIDAETAGIEEIDRIIGMLDDLEFKCKQFRNHWEEKEQIKNEK encoded by the coding sequence GTGGGTAAATCGATTGAAGATAGATCATCTCAGAAAGAGTATATTGTGCAGCGGGTGGACATGCTGCTGCAGGTGCTTGATTCCATTGATGCAGAAACAGCAGGAATAGAAGAAATCGACCGAATCATCGGAATGCTGGATGACCTGGAGTTTAAGTGCAAGCAGTTCCGAAATCATTGGGAAGAAAAAGAGCAGATCAAAAACGAAAAGTAA